The Bernardetia sp. genome window below encodes:
- the udk gene encoding uridine kinase, with protein sequence MKKPYLVGITGGSGSGKTYFLSRLMKSINPNDICLISQDNYYRPREEQPIDENGISNFDMPQSIDHKQFSADIKALCEGKTIHKEEYTFNNPNVVPKQLIFEPKPIIIVEGLFVFYHKTISDLLDLKLFVEATDPVKIKRRIMRDNKERGYDLEDVLYRYVMHVSPAYERYVRPYKENTDIIVPNNHNCDIALEVVINHLKKKLPIHSKS encoded by the coding sequence ATGAAGAAACCGTATTTAGTTGGTATTACTGGAGGCAGTGGTTCTGGTAAAACCTACTTTTTAAGTCGCCTAATGAAGAGCATTAATCCTAATGATATATGCTTAATTTCACAAGATAATTATTATCGTCCTAGGGAAGAACAACCAATAGATGAAAATGGAATATCTAACTTTGATATGCCTCAATCTATTGACCACAAGCAATTTAGTGCAGATATTAAAGCGCTTTGCGAAGGGAAAACAATACATAAGGAAGAATATACGTTCAACAACCCTAATGTTGTTCCTAAACAGTTAATCTTTGAACCAAAGCCCATCATAATTGTAGAAGGGCTTTTCGTGTTTTATCATAAGACCATTTCTGATTTATTGGATTTGAAATTGTTTGTAGAAGCAACTGACCCAGTAAAGATAAAACGACGCATCATGAGAGACAACAAAGAGCGTGGTTATGATTTAGAAGATGTTCTTTATAGATATGTGATGCATGTTTCTCCTGCTTATGAGCGTTATGTTCGTCCTTATAAAGAAAATACAGATATTATTGTTCCTAATAATCATAATTGCGATATTGCACTAGAAGTAGTTATCAATCATTTGAAAAAGAAATTACCCATTCATTCTAAGTCTTAG
- a CDS encoding LTA synthase family protein: MLQNNRLLFWLRLWIFWLLYFALHRVVFYSYNYSFFSEYPLSEQLQGFWEAIHLDLSTAGYLIAIPTLLLIGYIFSVKFINRLNYFFIILIGIISVTDTLLYHEWGYKLNAYALSFLFYPTQMMASITVSQLILSFLLEISLISFGIFLYKFITKIGIENTKEFVSFNFKKKITHPIFYGLVSLLAAALTFLAIRGSLGLAPINQSSAYYSVHTPLNHLATNTSWNLLFSILKANKAKKQAGVKYFEQEKVEQNLKKVYTSNPKEQQKILRYTRPNVVLVILESYTSDVVETLGGEKDIAPHFSKMTQEGLLFDNIYSTADRTDKGVVGVLSGYPAQMNSSIIKEPQKFEKLPVLPSVFKNKGYSTSVYYGGESEYANFKAYWHHAGFDEIIDQNQFEEKDKNSKWGAHDHVVFEKVIQDLNQQKPPFFTTVLTLSCHEPFETPISTPYDEAVKTETDKDKKEANLFRKAAYYADWSINKFMEEAKKQTWYEQTLFIFVADHGHRLPKLYKDTRQTEKYRIPLLFYGNAISEEFLAKRNSTIGSQTDIATTLLEQLEIDNTDFRWGKDLLNPSSKQFAFYCYDEGMTWITPKGSLRYTETTSTSQVRMKDNNVKKEELLEQLPYAKSYLQALLEDYASK, from the coding sequence ATGCTACAAAACAATCGTCTATTATTTTGGCTACGTCTTTGGATATTTTGGTTACTCTACTTTGCTCTTCATCGTGTGGTATTTTATAGCTATAACTATTCATTTTTTAGTGAATATCCACTTTCAGAGCAATTACAAGGCTTTTGGGAAGCTATTCATTTAGATTTATCAACGGCTGGTTATCTTATTGCGATTCCAACCCTTTTATTAATTGGTTATATCTTTTCTGTTAAGTTTATAAATAGATTAAATTATTTTTTTATCATCCTAATAGGAATCATTAGTGTTACAGATACATTGCTGTACCACGAGTGGGGCTACAAACTCAATGCTTATGCTTTATCTTTTTTGTTCTATCCTACTCAAATGATGGCTTCTATAACAGTTTCTCAACTTATACTTTCTTTTTTACTAGAAATCAGTCTCATTAGTTTTGGTATTTTTTTATATAAGTTTATCACTAAGATAGGAATAGAAAACACTAAAGAATTTGTATCATTTAATTTCAAGAAAAAAATAACCCACCCTATTTTTTATGGCTTGGTCAGTCTGCTTGCTGCTGCCCTTACATTTTTGGCTATTCGTGGTAGCTTAGGACTAGCTCCTATCAACCAAAGTTCAGCCTATTATTCTGTTCATACTCCTTTGAACCACTTGGCTACCAATACTTCTTGGAACTTATTGTTTAGTATTTTAAAAGCTAATAAAGCAAAAAAACAAGCTGGAGTTAAATATTTTGAACAAGAGAAAGTAGAACAAAATCTTAAAAAAGTTTATACATCTAACCCTAAAGAACAACAAAAAATATTGCGTTATACTCGTCCAAATGTAGTATTAGTTATTTTGGAGAGTTATACTTCTGATGTTGTCGAAACTTTAGGAGGAGAAAAAGATATTGCTCCTCATTTTTCTAAGATGACACAAGAAGGACTCTTGTTTGACAATATTTATTCTACGGCTGACCGAACAGATAAAGGAGTTGTAGGTGTTTTGAGTGGTTATCCTGCCCAAATGAATTCTTCTATTATCAAAGAACCTCAAAAATTTGAAAAACTACCTGTTCTGCCTTCTGTATTTAAAAATAAAGGATATTCTACCTCTGTATATTATGGTGGAGAATCAGAATATGCAAATTTTAAAGCCTACTGGCATCATGCAGGTTTTGATGAGATTATAGACCAAAATCAGTTTGAAGAAAAAGACAAAAATTCAAAGTGGGGAGCACACGACCATGTTGTTTTTGAAAAAGTTATTCAAGACTTAAATCAGCAAAAACCTCCATTTTTTACTACTGTACTAACACTGAGTTGTCATGAACCTTTCGAAACGCCTATTTCAACACCATACGATGAGGCAGTCAAAACAGAAACTGACAAAGATAAGAAAGAAGCGAATCTGTTTAGAAAAGCTGCCTATTATGCCGACTGGAGTATAAATAAATTTATGGAAGAAGCAAAAAAACAAACTTGGTACGAACAAACCTTATTTATTTTTGTAGCTGACCACGGACACCGTTTGCCAAAGCTTTATAAAGACACTCGCCAAACAGAAAAATATAGAATACCATTACTTTTTTATGGAAATGCTATTTCAGAGGAGTTTTTAGCAAAGCGCAATTCTACAATAGGCTCACAGACAGATATTGCCACAACACTTTTAGAACAATTAGAAATAGATAATACTGATTTTAGATGGGGCAAAGATTTATTAAATCCATCTTCAAAACAGTTTGCTTTTTACTGCTACGATGAAGGAATGACTTGGATTACTCCAAAGGGTTCTTTGCGCTATACAGAAACTACAAGTACCTCACAAGTCAGAATGAAGGATAATAATGTAAAAAAAGAAGAACTATTAGAGCAGCTGCCTTATGCTAAAAGTTATTTACAGGCTCTCTTAGAAGATTATGCGAGTAAGTAA
- a CDS encoding potassium channel family protein: MADKFAVIGLGHFGYAVARNLAARGAEVLAIDRDIERVESIKDDVAYAVALDATDIKALSSQNVADMDAVLVAIGENIEGLLLTTVQLLELNVKRIIARAMADQQRLILEKLGVKEILSPEDEVGKLVAEKLLNPNMKAFLPLPDNYSIVEIQAPRRIVNKKVGQVRFSDNYALDLITIKRVYEEYHDGRKQFAEHLINRPTEDIAIEQSDVLIVLGKSNDVEKFVELNR, translated from the coding sequence ATGGCAGATAAATTTGCAGTTATCGGACTCGGACATTTTGGTTATGCAGTAGCACGAAATTTGGCTGCCAGAGGTGCAGAAGTGCTTGCCATTGATAGAGATATTGAGCGAGTAGAATCTATAAAAGATGATGTGGCGTATGCTGTGGCATTAGATGCAACAGATATAAAAGCTCTTAGCTCTCAAAATGTAGCTGATATGGATGCTGTTTTGGTAGCAATTGGAGAAAATATTGAAGGACTTTTGCTCACAACTGTTCAGCTTTTAGAACTGAATGTAAAGCGTATTATTGCTCGTGCGATGGCAGACCAGCAGCGTCTGATTTTGGAAAAACTAGGTGTAAAAGAGATTCTTTCTCCAGAAGATGAGGTAGGAAAGTTAGTGGCTGAAAAGTTATTGAATCCGAACATGAAGGCATTTTTGCCTTTGCCAGACAATTATTCTATTGTAGAAATTCAAGCACCACGAAGAATCGTAAACAAAAAAGTAGGACAAGTTCGTTTTTCAGATAATTATGCACTAGATTTAATTACTATCAAGCGAGTGTATGAAGAGTATCACGACGGACGCAAACAATTTGCTGAACATTTGATTAATAGACCAACAGAAGATATTGCCATTGAGCAGTCAGATGTTTTGATTGTACTTGGAAAATCTAACGATGTAGAGAAATTTGTAGAGCTAAACAGGTAG